In Sulfurovum xiamenensis, a genomic segment contains:
- a CDS encoding glycosyl transferase family protein, translating to MEFVDYVVAYWLVIKYLVFFAAIIILLSSIDDFFIDCYYWVRRIWRRFTVYKKHKPFNVNELYKYKEKPIAIMVPAWQEKGVIADMAALAASSFEYYNYHIFIGTYPNDPETQHDVDMVVEHYRNVHKVITRTPGPTNKSDCLNHIIEDIFLFEKEHNIEFEGFVLHDAEDLIHPLELKLFNHLIGKNDLIQIPVFPFEREWYDFTTGHYVDEFAENHGKDLIVRESILGFVPSAGVGTALSRKAIDKLKEIHNGDVFLIDTLTEDYNLGYELFHEDMKLIFVRIPAELEYTTRNSYGKEKNRKKQVLISVREFFPSTFRQAVRQKARWITGIALQGWQQLGWSNSVKTNYILYRDRKAILTNLANVLAYILVINILGMTLYTKITQDIWWFPPIIEKGDLLWYLLIINAFFFLNRIIQRMYFTHEVYGIKGALLSIPRIIWGNFINFFAMFKALAQFFKLKKEGKQIPWDKTTHDFPLRRKFHKKLGDILLEEKLIDQATLEQALEKQRSKQKALGRLLLEENIISETDLAKAMSIQSNLKYIHGISQDEVDIETMNKVDHYSLLENDIIILKTVDHVQPIISSGQVVDVVVDECKRKLSDRTELYITNESTIITIQKKVLFHDLSETEFSQLRSVLKKKMIPRGMVDEILEYRTQNNQDFITSCQHFGFLPDDQLTRIDA from the coding sequence ATGGAGTTTGTAGATTATGTTGTAGCATATTGGTTAGTGATAAAATATTTAGTATTTTTTGCAGCTATTATTATTTTACTAAGTAGTATAGATGATTTTTTTATAGATTGTTATTATTGGGTCCGTCGTATATGGCGAAGGTTCACTGTATACAAAAAACATAAACCATTTAATGTTAATGAGCTTTATAAATATAAAGAAAAGCCTATTGCTATTATGGTTCCAGCATGGCAGGAGAAAGGGGTTATAGCAGATATGGCTGCCTTGGCTGCTTCAAGCTTTGAGTATTACAACTATCATATATTTATCGGTACCTATCCTAATGACCCCGAAACACAGCATGATGTGGATATGGTAGTTGAGCATTATCGAAATGTTCATAAGGTTATTACTCGTACCCCTGGGCCCACAAATAAATCAGATTGTCTCAACCACATCATTGAAGACATTTTCTTATTTGAAAAAGAACATAATATAGAATTTGAAGGGTTTGTTCTGCATGATGCGGAAGACTTGATACACCCTTTGGAGTTAAAGCTGTTCAATCACCTCATTGGTAAAAACGATCTCATCCAGATCCCTGTTTTTCCGTTTGAAAGAGAATGGTATGATTTTACTACAGGACATTATGTAGATGAATTTGCAGAAAATCATGGGAAAGACCTTATTGTGAGAGAAAGTATCTTGGGATTTGTTCCAAGTGCAGGTGTAGGAACAGCCCTGAGCAGAAAAGCCATTGATAAACTCAAAGAAATACACAACGGTGACGTCTTCTTAATTGATACACTTACAGAGGATTATAATTTGGGCTACGAGCTGTTTCATGAGGATATGAAGCTCATCTTTGTGAGAATACCTGCTGAACTGGAGTATACAACCAGAAATAGCTATGGTAAGGAAAAAAACAGGAAAAAACAGGTCCTCATCAGCGTTAGAGAATTTTTTCCTTCCACATTCCGTCAAGCGGTCAGACAAAAAGCAAGATGGATTACCGGTATTGCACTTCAAGGATGGCAACAACTTGGATGGTCTAACAGTGTGAAAACCAACTATATTCTTTATAGAGATAGAAAAGCCATTCTTACTAACCTTGCGAATGTACTAGCTTATATTCTTGTGATTAATATTCTTGGGATGACACTGTATACAAAAATCACTCAGGATATATGGTGGTTCCCACCTATCATTGAAAAAGGGGATTTACTCTGGTACCTTCTTATCATTAACGCTTTTTTCTTTCTTAACCGTATCATCCAGAGAATGTATTTTACCCATGAAGTCTATGGTATCAAAGGAGCATTACTGAGTATCCCAAGAATTATTTGGGGAAACTTTATCAACTTTTTTGCCATGTTCAAAGCATTGGCTCAGTTCTTTAAACTTAAAAAAGAAGGGAAGCAGATTCCATGGGATAAAACAACCCATGATTTCCCGCTTCGCAGAAAATTCCATAAAAAACTGGGAGATATTCTATTAGAAGAAAAACTCATTGACCAGGCTACCCTTGAACAGGCCTTGGAAAAACAAAGAAGTAAGCAGAAGGCATTAGGTAGATTACTGTTAGAAGAAAACATTATAAGCGAAACAGATCTGGCAAAAGCGATGTCCATACAAAGCAATCTGAAATATATCCATGGCATATCCCAAGATGAAGTAGACATTGAGACCATGAATAAAGTCGATCACTATTCATTGCTTGAAAATGACATTATTATCCTCAAGACTGTCGATCATGTACAACCTATTATTTCATCAGGGCAGGTAGTCGATGTAGTCGTAGATGAATGTAAAAGAAAGCTATCTGATCGTACCGAACTTTACATCACCAACGAAAGCACCATCATAACTATTCAAAAAAAGGTACTTTTCCATGATCTGAGTGAGACAGAGTTTAGCCAGCTTCGTAGCGTACTCAAGAAAAAAATGATTCCAAGAGGAATGGTGGATGAAATTTTAGAGTATAGAACACAAAACAACCAAGACTTTATTACCAGTTGCCAACATTTCGGCTTTTTACCTGATGACCAACTTACAAGGATCGACGCATGA
- a CDS encoding DHH family phosphoesterase, which yields MKQHVYHLSHIDLDGYGCQYLSEQCFDTIDCYNANYGPEVTARLAEIVKKIEQDKFLHGDEIEALILITDLNLTTKEGTWIENEAVRIGAKLQLLDHHATGAPAAERFAWYKLDTTRCATLITYDWLQLHYEFDKSSDFATIVNAINAIDIWLSDDTLFEYGKVMLGMISGAREVNRILFPAEDRAFKLSLIEAAKQRVSEEDAPIQLDDDLHQIKKAFFRQGENNTKDNLVAFYVTDLLTKDKQRLTIHYKGYKGILGYNVGNTSLIGNACMVENDDYDFYMDVNFRGHFSLRSNNKMDVSAMAAHIGNGGGHPNASGGKIEGYKDSFVYAEVRQFVQEYIDKKCE from the coding sequence ATGAAACAACATGTTTACCACCTCTCACATATCGATCTTGATGGTTACGGATGTCAATATCTCTCAGAACAATGTTTCGACACCATCGACTGCTATAATGCAAACTATGGCCCGGAGGTAACGGCAAGACTGGCTGAGATCGTGAAGAAGATCGAACAAGATAAGTTTTTACATGGAGATGAGATCGAAGCACTCATTCTTATTACAGACCTCAATCTTACTACCAAAGAGGGTACCTGGATAGAGAATGAAGCTGTACGTATCGGTGCGAAACTTCAACTGCTTGATCATCATGCTACAGGAGCACCTGCTGCAGAACGTTTTGCCTGGTATAAACTTGACACCACACGTTGTGCTACACTTATTACCTATGACTGGCTGCAGCTACATTATGAATTTGATAAGAGCAGTGATTTCGCTACTATCGTAAATGCGATCAATGCCATCGATATCTGGCTCAGTGATGATACACTGTTCGAATATGGAAAAGTGATGCTTGGTATGATCTCAGGTGCACGAGAGGTCAACCGTATTTTATTTCCGGCAGAGGACAGAGCCTTTAAACTCTCTCTTATAGAAGCTGCAAAACAAAGAGTAAGCGAAGAAGATGCACCCATACAACTGGATGATGATCTACACCAGATCAAAAAAGCATTTTTTAGGCAAGGTGAAAACAACACCAAAGACAACCTGGTTGCCTTTTATGTCACAGACCTGCTTACCAAGGACAAACAACGACTTACCATCCACTACAAAGGCTATAAGGGTATACTTGGCTACAATGTAGGGAATACTTCCCTCATAGGAAATGCCTGTATGGTAGAAAATGATGACTATGACTTCTATATGGATGTGAACTTCAGAGGACATTTTTCACTGAGAAGTAACAACAAAATGGATGTCTCTGCTATGGCTGCTCACATCGGAAATGGTGGTGGACACCCCAATGCGAGCGGTGGAAAAATAGAGGGGTATAAAGATTCTTTTGTCTATGCAGAGGTACGTCAATTTGTGCAGGAGTATATAGACAAGAAGTGCGAATAG
- the rpsO gene encoding 30S ribosomal protein S15 — translation MALDQAKKAEIIAKYARGNGDTGSTEVQVALITERIKYLTDHLKTNKKDHSSRLGLLKLVGQRRRLMRYLKNTDLARWNTIKADLGIRN, via the coding sequence ATGGCTTTAGATCAGGCGAAAAAAGCAGAAATTATTGCTAAATATGCTAGAGGAAACGGCGATACAGGTTCAACAGAAGTACAAGTAGCTCTTATTACAGAGAGAATTAAATACTTAACTGATCACCTTAAAACAAATAAAAAAGATCACTCTTCAAGATTAGGTCTACTTAAACTAGTAGGTCAAAGAAGAAGACTTATGAGATATCTTAAAAATACAGATCTTGCTAGATGGAACACTATCAAAGCAGATCTTGGTATTAGAAACTAA
- a CDS encoding RrF2 family transcriptional regulator — protein MLLTRASEYALLSLDAIRKSDSPIGAEQLANELCIPKSFLAKILQSLAKQGILESRKGAHGGFILAKEVNEISVKDIIIAAEGKAPAVFDCTSYMSTCPNGTIGSCAISPFLINFQTKIDDFLNGLTLGDIL, from the coding sequence ATGCTATTGACCCGTGCAAGTGAATATGCTCTACTCTCTTTAGATGCTATACGAAAATCTGACAGTCCTATCGGTGCAGAACAGTTGGCTAATGAACTCTGTATCCCTAAAAGTTTTCTTGCAAAGATTTTACAAAGTCTTGCAAAACAAGGTATCCTTGAATCACGCAAAGGTGCGCATGGTGGATTTATCTTAGCCAAAGAGGTAAATGAGATCAGTGTAAAAGATATCATTATTGCTGCTGAAGGTAAGGCACCTGCTGTGTTTGACTGTACCAGCTACATGAGTACCTGTCCGAATGGAACCATAGGAAGTTGTGCTATCTCACCTTTTCTCATCAATTTTCAAACGAAGATAGATGATTTTTTAAATGGTTTAACACTGGGCGACATACTTTAA
- the dnaJ gene encoding molecular chaperone DnaJ — protein sequence MTDLDYYEVLEVSKDCSGAELKKSYRKLAMKYHPDRNPDDKEAEDKFKIVNEAYQVLSDEEKRAIYDRYGKAGLEGQGGMGGGFGGANMDDIMDIFNSMFGGSGGGFGGFGQARRDPGQKYALDFEIEVPLKFHEAVFGCEKKIEIRYKTPCGDCQGTGAKDAKLETCDYCQGQGQVLMRQGPMQFAQTCPKCHGQGQSIKEECGSCHGKGYHEKEDTVTVNIPAGVDSGNRLRAQGYGNEAKNGQRGDLYLTFHVEEDENFIRNGNDIYIEVPVFFTQAILGETISIPALDGELELELKQSTKDKEQFVFNGEGVADVHSGRRGRLIAQVRMVLPKKISDEQKELLEKLQESYGVESRPHKSTFESAFDRVKSWFGN from the coding sequence ATGACAGATTTAGATTATTATGAAGTACTTGAAGTCAGCAAAGACTGTTCAGGTGCTGAGCTTAAGAAATCATACAGAAAACTTGCGATGAAATATCATCCAGACAGAAATCCTGATGATAAAGAAGCGGAAGATAAGTTCAAAATAGTCAACGAAGCCTACCAGGTACTCAGCGATGAAGAAAAAAGAGCGATCTATGACCGTTACGGTAAAGCAGGTCTCGAAGGCCAAGGCGGCATGGGCGGTGGATTTGGCGGTGCGAACATGGATGATATCATGGATATCTTTAACTCTATGTTCGGAGGCTCTGGCGGTGGATTCGGCGGTTTTGGCCAAGCGCGCAGAGACCCGGGCCAAAAATATGCACTGGACTTTGAGATAGAAGTGCCTTTAAAATTTCATGAAGCGGTCTTTGGCTGTGAAAAGAAAATAGAGATCCGTTACAAAACACCTTGTGGTGACTGTCAAGGTACGGGTGCAAAAGATGCAAAACTGGAAACATGTGACTATTGTCAAGGACAGGGGCAGGTGCTAATGAGACAAGGGCCTATGCAGTTTGCCCAAACATGTCCAAAATGCCATGGTCAAGGACAAAGTATTAAAGAGGAGTGTGGGAGCTGTCATGGTAAAGGGTATCATGAAAAAGAAGATACCGTTACTGTGAACATTCCTGCCGGTGTAGATTCTGGTAACCGCCTAAGAGCACAAGGCTATGGAAACGAAGCCAAAAACGGACAACGTGGTGATCTCTACCTTACCTTCCATGTAGAAGAAGACGAAAACTTCATACGTAATGGAAACGATATCTATATAGAAGTACCTGTCTTCTTCACACAAGCGATCCTAGGAGAAACTATCTCCATCCCTGCGCTTGATGGTGAATTGGAACTGGAGCTTAAACAAAGCACCAAAGATAAAGAACAGTTTGTCTTCAATGGTGAAGGTGTGGCTGATGTACATAGCGGAAGAAGAGGACGTCTTATCGCACAAGTACGTATGGTACTCCCTAAGAAGATCAGTGATGAACAAAAAGAGCTTCTCGAAAAACTCCAAGAGAGTTATGGTGTGGAGAGTAGACCACACAAAAGCACTTTCGAATCAGCATTTGACAGAGTTAAAAGCTGGTTTGGCAACTAG
- a CDS encoding DUF5718 family protein: MQLQHTICLGVAGNFAHHLEQAGELKDFENVMTAEPDAPKGIFPFYLPGSDSFLGVYSIGTDRLTLPEYEANAQVEPEIAVLFDIVYDEGKKVIDLIAQKFTTFNDCTIRKEGAKKISEKKSWGPNSKGIGDTWIPIDRFEEGGVMDHYHLCSFVKREGILHPYGVDAPLLGYSYFYTKLKTWLIDKMNTQEDFGPLENIAAHLQATHYPKQALISIGATAYAEFGEKNYLKSGDEVYVIAYDHRTEDSSIEPSAHKVILHQKVSS, translated from the coding sequence ATGCAATTACAACATACAATATGTTTAGGTGTGGCAGGGAACTTTGCACACCATTTAGAACAAGCAGGTGAACTCAAAGATTTCGAAAATGTCATGACTGCTGAACCTGATGCACCCAAAGGTATATTTCCTTTTTATCTCCCTGGATCAGATTCTTTTTTAGGAGTGTACTCTATAGGTACAGACAGACTTACCCTTCCAGAGTATGAAGCCAATGCACAAGTTGAACCGGAGATCGCTGTACTCTTTGATATAGTCTATGATGAGGGGAAAAAGGTCATTGATCTCATCGCTCAAAAATTTACTACGTTCAATGACTGTACTATTCGTAAAGAAGGGGCAAAAAAGATTTCAGAGAAAAAGTCATGGGGGCCTAATTCTAAGGGTATCGGTGATACATGGATACCTATTGACAGATTTGAAGAGGGTGGTGTGATGGATCATTATCATTTATGTTCTTTTGTAAAACGTGAAGGTATCTTACATCCCTACGGTGTGGATGCCCCACTGTTAGGATACTCTTACTTCTATACGAAGCTGAAAACATGGTTGATCGACAAAATGAACACCCAAGAAGATTTCGGACCTCTGGAAAACATCGCTGCACATCTTCAAGCAACACATTATCCTAAACAAGCCCTCATCTCTATAGGTGCGACAGCTTACGCAGAGTTTGGTGAAAAGAATTATTTAAAAAGTGGAGATGAAGTCTATGTCATTGCTTATGACCATCGTACAGAGGACTCAAGTATAGAACCATCGGCTCACAAGGTTATATTACACCAAAAAGTAAGCTCATAG
- the grpE gene encoding nucleotide exchange factor GrpE: MSQENENLEEPQAEELEEQTEGEETAEVDPLEAARAEAADYKDKYLRAHADFENTKKRLEKDKMNAVSYANESFAKDILAVMDSFENALASMESADEENTSEVLEKMKEGVNLTYDQLKKILEKNHIKEVACEGEFDPEVHQAIMQVDSDAHETGDIVQVMQKGYTIKDRVLRPAMVSTCK; encoded by the coding sequence ATGAGTCAAGAGAATGAAAATCTTGAGGAGCCTCAGGCAGAAGAACTCGAAGAGCAGACAGAAGGAGAGGAGACTGCGGAAGTTGATCCCCTTGAAGCTGCACGTGCAGAAGCTGCTGACTATAAAGATAAGTACCTCAGAGCCCATGCTGACTTTGAAAACACTAAAAAGCGTTTAGAGAAAGATAAAATGAATGCTGTATCTTATGCAAATGAAAGCTTTGCAAAAGATATCTTAGCCGTCATGGACTCTTTTGAGAACGCTCTTGCATCTATGGAGAGTGCAGATGAAGAGAATACTTCAGAAGTACTTGAAAAGATGAAAGAGGGAGTCAATCTCACCTATGATCAGCTTAAAAAGATATTGGAAAAAAACCATATCAAAGAAGTGGCGTGTGAAGGTGAATTCGATCCAGAAGTACATCAGGCGATCATGCAAGTGGACAGTGATGCGCATGAAACAGGTGATATTGTTCAAGTGATGCAAAAAGGGTATACGATAAAAGACCGTGTATTGAGACCAGCGATGGTTTCGACCTGTAAATAA
- a CDS encoding ferritin-like domain-containing protein, which produces MAKRGNSIIKGLDINEIISMLNKAYADEWLAYYQYFIEAKVIKGIMKDAAIAELTQHATDELRHANMVADRILQLGGTPLLNPQEWFTHTNCGYEEPKDFDVVSILEDSIKGEQCAISVYSKLADMTRDKDIVTYDIVSEILADEVEHEEDLQALHDDITEFITDLKKNMH; this is translated from the coding sequence ATGGCAAAAAGAGGTAATTCGATTATCAAAGGTTTAGATATCAATGAGATTATTTCAATGCTCAATAAAGCGTATGCGGATGAATGGTTGGCTTATTATCAATATTTCATTGAAGCCAAAGTCATCAAGGGTATTATGAAGGATGCAGCCATAGCAGAACTGACACAGCATGCGACAGATGAACTCAGACATGCAAATATGGTAGCAGACAGGATTCTTCAACTTGGTGGGACTCCTCTCCTCAATCCACAAGAGTGGTTTACGCATACGAACTGTGGATATGAAGAACCAAAAGATTTTGATGTAGTAAGTATACTTGAAGATTCAATTAAAGGAGAACAGTGTGCTATCTCAGTCTATTCAAAACTCGCAGATATGACACGAGATAAAGATATCGTAACGTATGACATCGTCTCAGAAATACTTGCAGATGAGGTAGAACATGAAGAGGATCTTCAGGCACTACATGATGATATCACTGAGTTTATAACAGACCTCAAAAAAAATATGCACTAA
- a CDS encoding Dabb family protein: MVVHIVTFKFKEENKKANIIQAKQMLENLMGAVPTLRSIDVGVNFSTEERAMDLSIITVFESKEGLDAYAIHPEHLKVVDFIKTVVEYSKVVDYEKR, translated from the coding sequence ATGGTTGTACATATCGTCACATTTAAATTTAAAGAAGAAAATAAAAAAGCCAATATCATACAGGCAAAACAGATGTTGGAAAATCTTATGGGGGCAGTACCGACACTAAGAAGTATAGATGTCGGTGTGAATTTCTCTACGGAAGAACGCGCGATGGATCTCAGTATCATTACGGTATTTGAAAGCAAAGAAGGATTGGATGCTTATGCGATACATCCAGAACATCTTAAAGTTGTGGACTTTATCAAAACAGTGGTTGAATACTCTAAAGTTGTAGATTATGAGAAGCGTTAA
- the zupT gene encoding zinc transporter ZupT — translation MQALTIAEMLPAFLLTLFAGLSTALGALFTFWGGEKNTKFLSVGLGFSAGVMIYVSFVEILVKSQDAFTLKYGEILGESLGLVAFFVGIALSFVIDQLIPDNINPHHTLDIENSIDNKDTQTIQNYRAPLARMGFFTAIAIALHNFPEGFATFVSALNNMTTGISIALAIALHNIPEGLAIALPVYHATGDRKKAFLYALCSGLAEPVGAIIGFLILVPIMGDLALGITFGVVAGIMVYISFDELLPAARVYGNDHTTIFGLVIGMLVMSVSLILFKL, via the coding sequence ATGCAAGCATTGACAATCGCAGAGATGTTACCTGCATTTTTGTTAACCTTGTTTGCAGGTCTTTCTACTGCCCTTGGGGCTCTCTTTACTTTTTGGGGCGGTGAGAAAAATACAAAATTTTTATCCGTAGGTCTAGGCTTCTCTGCAGGCGTCATGATCTATGTCTCATTTGTAGAGATCCTTGTCAAATCCCAAGATGCTTTTACGTTAAAATATGGAGAGATTTTAGGTGAAAGCTTAGGCCTTGTTGCTTTTTTTGTAGGCATTGCACTCTCATTTGTCATTGATCAATTAATTCCTGACAATATCAATCCCCACCATACCCTTGATATTGAAAACAGTATAGATAACAAGGATACACAAACTATCCAAAACTATAGAGCACCACTGGCACGTATGGGGTTCTTTACGGCTATTGCCATTGCCTTACATAACTTTCCAGAGGGATTTGCTACTTTTGTCTCAGCCCTAAATAATATGACTACAGGGATATCTATTGCACTAGCCATAGCACTTCACAACATTCCAGAAGGATTGGCCATCGCTCTTCCAGTCTATCATGCAACAGGAGATCGTAAAAAAGCCTTTCTTTATGCCTTGTGCTCTGGATTGGCAGAGCCTGTAGGTGCGATCATTGGATTCCTCATTTTGGTACCTATCATGGGAGATCTGGCATTAGGGATCACATTTGGTGTGGTTGCTGGTATTATGGTCTATATCTCATTTGATGAACTCTTACCTGCTGCTAGAGTCTATGGTAATGACCATACCACCATCTTTGGCCTAGTGATTGGTATGCTTGTGATGTCTGTAAGCCTCATTCTTTTTAAACTATGA
- a CDS encoding F0F1 ATP synthase subunit C has protein sequence MKKFFLLFLALGAVAFAGEADGESMIKAYSVVAAGIGLGLAALGGAVGMGNTAAATIAGTARNPGLGGKLMTTMFIALAMIEAQVIYTLVIALIALYANPFIG, from the coding sequence ATGAAAAAGTTTTTCTTACTTTTCTTAGCACTTGGTGCTGTTGCATTTGCTGGTGAAGCAGATGGTGAATCTATGATCAAAGCATACTCAGTAGTTGCTGCTGGTATCGGTCTTGGTCTTGCTGCACTTGGTGGTGCTGTTGGTATGGGTAACACTGCTGCTGCGACTATCGCTGGTACTGCTAGAAACCCAGGTCTTGGTGGTAAACTAATGACTACAATGTTCATTGCACTTGCAATGATCGAAGCACAAGTTATCTATACATTGGTAATTGCGCTTATCGCTCTTTACGCTAACCCATTTATCGGTTAA
- a CDS encoding HU family DNA-binding protein — protein sequence MTKADFVELVQKNGEFESKAAAERAVKAFITSVTEALVKKETVSLVGFGTFSTVDVAEKSGKVPGTDKTYTKPAHTAPKFKMGKTLKDAVAGN from the coding sequence ATGACAAAAGCAGATTTCGTAGAATTGGTACAGAAAAACGGTGAGTTTGAAAGTAAAGCAGCAGCAGAGAGAGCGGTAAAAGCATTTATCACTTCAGTAACTGAAGCATTAGTAAAAAAAGAAACTGTATCATTGGTAGGTTTCGGAACATTCTCTACAGTAGACGTAGCAGAAAAAAGTGGTAAAGTTCCAGGAACTGATAAAACTTATACAAAACCAGCACACACAGCACCTAAGTTCAAAATGGGTAAAACACTTAAAGACGCTGTAGCAGGTAACTAA
- the recR gene encoding recombination mediator RecR, translating to MKHYKIEAFENLVEAFGSLPSIGKKTAIRLAYHAVMEDGFGAMKLAHALETGVNAIQKCSKCHNMSEDELCAICSDPYRDNTKLCIVQSAKDILTIEESGQFDGVYYVVTEVGDLDEAHLFYAVGGVDEIIFAFPPSIATDTMILYIEDKLKGLEINFTKIAQGVPTGVDLENIDVMSLSRALEARVKI from the coding sequence ATGAAACACTACAAGATAGAAGCCTTTGAAAACCTGGTGGAGGCCTTTGGTTCTTTACCTTCCATTGGTAAAAAAACAGCGATTCGTTTAGCCTATCATGCAGTGATGGAAGACGGATTTGGGGCTATGAAACTGGCACATGCACTGGAAACAGGTGTCAATGCCATACAAAAATGCAGCAAATGTCACAATATGAGTGAAGATGAGCTTTGTGCCATTTGTTCCGATCCCTACAGAGATAATACAAAACTGTGTATTGTGCAAAGTGCTAAAGACATCTTGACCATAGAAGAGAGTGGACAGTTTGATGGTGTCTATTATGTGGTTACTGAGGTAGGCGATCTGGATGAAGCACATCTGTTCTATGCAGTAGGAGGTGTGGATGAGATCATCTTTGCATTTCCTCCGAGCATTGCTACAGATACAATGATCCTTTACATAGAAGATAAGCTTAAGGGGCTTGAGATAAACTTTACGAAGATCGCCCAGGGTGTACCTACAGGGGTAGACCTGGAGAACATAGATGTGATGTCACTTTCACGTGCTTTAGAAGCGAGAGTGAAGATCTAG